Proteins from a genomic interval of Oceanispirochaeta crateris:
- a CDS encoding histidine kinase produces the protein MNIRKKLLILTSLMFFSLATITGLSLWNWRRLQSLNETILQGQKLQTHSRNVMGLMKDIIFDLFAPRMYSQIRSLTYAPRSIAAYKTWLVAVEQYQHSFLVFIDDRDLTIMQDDELQDLYETALTLNQKALDKLYYMSEILSRLQDLDAGEKGLYVLMQRDETLIPFFDEFRDTSFYFTNTFESFMNHFFTSFKEQSRRQERELHILFILTSLLTGGMALSYALIISRQIIQKISLAGTAFKNISMGDFSTTYPVKDNDELSTLLSRINSLSSDLKNNMNSILNLTRDMGISLEDGTSLENLTDMITETIIKDTNAEVAAIYLFDPLKNQFAMESFRGTEVSLIPRLEASSRLGVKLKKGEPVVSPFEEMTSLRKFLILKAPYPQDMLALPLIHRGECRGFILALLMSEKTRFSDLGITRMINFSEYVSLTLDNQMKYREVLEKREAQYWALQSQVQPHFIYNILNGFIGLNRMGETKRLEEAILSLREMLRYVTDQTHWTSMEKEFEFLGHYCELQKIRFSERLTYKLTLPEDLKGIPIPRLLLQPLVENSVIHGLEPQEEGGTLTVTAEKIEASGQNCLIITIADNGCGFDMNLKKKGESVGMRNVIERLKMAFPGSEILTQSKPGEGTTTVMTLPAYQEVLL, from the coding sequence ATGAACATCCGGAAGAAACTGCTGATTCTTACGTCTCTTATGTTTTTTTCCCTGGCAACAATCACAGGCCTCTCCCTCTGGAACTGGAGACGCCTCCAAAGTCTAAACGAAACAATCCTGCAAGGGCAAAAACTTCAAACTCATTCCAGGAATGTAATGGGCCTGATGAAGGATATTATCTTTGACCTCTTTGCCCCCCGTATGTACAGCCAAATCCGATCATTGACCTATGCACCCAGATCCATTGCAGCCTACAAAACCTGGCTGGTTGCCGTTGAGCAGTATCAGCATAGTTTTCTTGTTTTTATCGATGACAGAGACCTGACGATCATGCAGGACGATGAGCTACAGGATCTGTATGAAACGGCGTTGACATTAAACCAGAAAGCCCTGGATAAACTCTATTATATGTCTGAGATTCTGAGCCGTCTACAAGATTTGGATGCAGGAGAAAAGGGCCTTTATGTTCTGATGCAAAGAGATGAAACTCTGATTCCCTTCTTCGATGAGTTCAGAGACACATCCTTCTATTTTACCAATACCTTCGAAAGTTTTATGAACCATTTCTTCACCTCCTTCAAGGAGCAGAGCCGGCGTCAGGAAAGGGAATTGCACATCCTGTTTATCCTGACCAGCCTGCTGACAGGAGGCATGGCCCTGAGCTATGCCCTGATTATATCCAGACAGATCATCCAGAAGATTTCTCTTGCCGGTACAGCCTTCAAAAATATTTCCATGGGAGACTTCAGTACGACTTATCCGGTGAAAGACAATGATGAGCTGTCTACCCTGCTCAGCCGTATTAACTCGCTGTCCTCCGACCTGAAAAATAATATGAACAGCATACTCAACCTAACCAGGGACATGGGAATTTCTCTGGAAGACGGTACAAGTTTGGAAAATCTCACCGACATGATCACAGAAACAATCATCAAGGATACTAATGCAGAAGTGGCCGCCATCTACCTGTTTGATCCGCTGAAAAATCAGTTTGCCATGGAATCCTTCAGAGGAACAGAGGTCAGCCTGATACCCCGGCTGGAAGCAAGTTCCCGACTGGGTGTCAAGCTGAAAAAGGGCGAACCTGTTGTTTCTCCCTTCGAAGAAATGACATCACTCAGGAAATTCCTGATTCTGAAAGCCCCCTACCCTCAGGACATGCTGGCTCTTCCTCTCATACACAGGGGAGAGTGCCGGGGGTTTATCCTGGCTTTACTGATGAGTGAAAAAACTAGATTTTCCGATCTTGGCATCACAAGGATGATCAACTTCTCCGAATATGTCTCTCTTACACTGGACAACCAGATGAAGTACAGAGAGGTCCTTGAAAAACGAGAAGCCCAATACTGGGCACTTCAATCGCAAGTTCAGCCCCATTTTATCTACAACATTCTGAATGGTTTTATCGGCCTGAACCGGATGGGTGAAACGAAAAGACTGGAAGAAGCCATCCTGTCTCTGCGGGAGATGCTCCGTTACGTGACAGACCAGACTCACTGGACATCCATGGAGAAAGAATTTGAATTCCTGGGTCACTACTGTGAACTTCAGAAAATTAGGTTTTCCGAAAGACTCACATATAAACTGACCCTTCCTGAAGATTTGAAGGGTATACCCATTCCCCGATTACTGTTGCAGCCTCTGGTGGAAAATTCTGTGATTCACGGGCTAGAACCTCAGGAAGAGGGAGGGACTCTCACCGTCACGGCAGAGAAAATAGAAGCTTCAGGCCAGAATTGCCTGATCATAACCATCGCAGACAATGGCTGCGGTTTTGATATGAATTTGAAAAAAAAGGGAGAAAGTGTAGGTATGAGAAATGTGATTGAACGATTAAAAATGGCTTTCCCCGGATCGGAGATTTTAACCCAAAGCAAACCCGGCGAGGGAACAACCACGGTTATGACGCTCCCTGCATATCAGGAGGTACTCCTATGA
- a CDS encoding response regulator: MRVLIADDEELIRFTLRDMIKEASLTVTDIYEAANGRDLIQQFRSHPVDLVLADIRMPGLSGLDAMEELKEEKAHWVILTGHADFEYARKALQLGADDYLLKPPSAQELEKVLHRIQSLIVKEKSEEQRLLEHSLNHIISGSSAYDYESKLQGKGFWSGLLIYLDNSHKEQESLEIRNRVSRNLRDFFNTTECGGLISAIVTLETGCLFLCLFSTSPINFDAKISTLMQTLLSEEQNYHIIGIPEEDEFNRFAENWKSVESQGWQRFVSPPGSFLKIREDLPPELEGFCQKLEEWIVLKPDKREAEDLQILLEESKQAESYEEIKMNLKSMFPKARGDSIVAILKNIGHQSRTDSNSSRSVLVDQAKRIIAEHFHEEIGIAQIAYNLEVTPNYLSSLFRKHTGIAFTKYITNIRIEKAKELMKDSNLNVKEITSEVGYRSSRHFSAIFRQEEGVSPTEYIKSCRT, translated from the coding sequence ATGAGAGTATTGATAGCCGACGATGAAGAGCTCATCCGCTTCACCCTCAGGGATATGATCAAAGAAGCATCCCTGACTGTAACGGATATCTATGAGGCCGCTAATGGCAGAGATCTCATCCAGCAGTTCCGAAGCCATCCTGTAGATCTAGTCCTGGCTGACATCAGAATGCCCGGACTCTCAGGTCTGGATGCCATGGAAGAGCTTAAGGAAGAAAAAGCCCACTGGGTCATACTCACAGGGCATGCAGACTTTGAATACGCCCGGAAGGCCTTGCAGCTGGGTGCAGATGATTACCTATTGAAGCCGCCCTCTGCCCAGGAACTTGAAAAGGTTCTGCACAGGATACAGTCCCTCATTGTCAAAGAGAAATCAGAGGAGCAACGCCTTCTGGAACACAGTCTGAATCATATAATTTCGGGCAGCTCCGCCTACGATTATGAATCGAAACTGCAGGGTAAGGGGTTCTGGTCCGGCCTTTTAATATACCTGGACAACTCCCACAAAGAACAGGAATCTCTTGAAATCAGAAATAGAGTGTCCCGCAATCTCCGGGATTTTTTCAACACAACCGAATGCGGAGGCCTTATTTCGGCTATTGTGACCCTGGAAACAGGCTGTCTCTTTTTGTGCCTGTTCAGCACCAGCCCAATAAATTTTGATGCAAAAATATCCACTCTCATGCAGACTCTTCTATCGGAAGAACAGAATTATCATATTATCGGAATTCCGGAAGAGGATGAGTTTAATCGTTTTGCCGAAAACTGGAAGTCTGTTGAGTCACAAGGATGGCAGCGCTTCGTTTCACCTCCAGGATCTTTTCTGAAAATACGTGAAGATCTACCCCCAGAATTAGAGGGATTCTGTCAAAAACTGGAAGAGTGGATCGTCCTTAAACCGGACAAAAGAGAGGCTGAAGATCTCCAGATTCTCTTGGAAGAATCAAAACAAGCTGAATCCTATGAAGAAATCAAAATGAACCTGAAATCCATGTTTCCCAAAGCCAGGGGCGATTCAATTGTCGCCATACTCAAAAACATCGGACATCAGAGCCGAACCGATTCAAACAGCTCGCGTTCCGTTCTGGTAGATCAGGCAAAACGAATCATTGCAGAACACTTTCATGAAGAGATAGGCATTGCTCAGATAGCCTACAACCTGGAGGTGACCCCCAATTATTTGAGCAGCCTTTTTAGAAAGCATACAGGCATCGCCTTTACAAAGTACATTACCAATATAAGGATTGAGAAAGCCAAGGAGCTCATGAAAGATTCAAATCTGAATGTTAAGGAGATCACCTCCGAAGTGGGTTACAGGAGCAGTCGCCACTTCTCGGCCATTTTCCGTCAGGAAGAAGGGGTCAGCCCTACGGAATACATTAAATCCTGTAGGACTTAA
- the hydA gene encoding dihydropyrimidinase gives MFDLVISKGTIVTSSSVTVGDVGITDGKIAALGQDLEGKHSIDARGKLVTPGAVDTHVHLEMPIGNYVSSDDFYSGTRAAAFGGTTSIIDFVESRADQTFLEALRERQAQASARSVIDYGLHMTIGPDDMNKLDQVPGIMEEGCGSFKLYMAYGLRLMDDQLYKAFRTVSRAGGLPVVHAENWDIICAMIEENLAEGRTSPHWHPRSRPEEFEAEAAGRVIQIAHQAGSRVHIFHVSCPQVVEEISSARAKGRAVTAETCPQYLLLTQDLYDREGVEGALPVCSPPLRSDLSRRELWQALGSGLFDTISTDHCPFCREEKGADLSAFNKIPGGVPSMEIRFSALYSEGVLKELITLSEWIDLCCTMPASLFGLKNKGEIALGKDADLVVFDPDVEWTVSPGELQETAGWTPYDGMVLKGRPSVTISRGDILVEEGVFKAEKGRGRFLKTAP, from the coding sequence ATGTTTGACCTAGTCATATCCAAAGGAACCATTGTGACTTCCAGTTCTGTAACCGTCGGAGATGTGGGTATTACAGACGGAAAGATAGCCGCTCTTGGGCAGGACCTTGAGGGGAAACATAGCATTGATGCCCGAGGTAAGCTGGTTACTCCTGGCGCAGTTGATACTCATGTCCATCTTGAGATGCCCATAGGAAATTATGTCTCCTCCGATGATTTTTATTCTGGAACCCGGGCCGCAGCCTTTGGTGGAACCACCAGCATCATTGATTTTGTTGAATCAAGGGCCGATCAAACTTTTTTGGAAGCATTAAGAGAGCGTCAGGCTCAGGCTTCTGCTCGTTCTGTCATTGACTACGGGCTGCATATGACCATTGGACCGGACGATATGAATAAGCTGGATCAGGTTCCGGGAATCATGGAAGAGGGATGCGGCAGCTTTAAGCTCTATATGGCCTATGGACTGCGCCTCATGGATGATCAGCTGTATAAGGCGTTCCGCACCGTAAGCCGTGCAGGAGGTTTGCCTGTGGTTCATGCAGAAAACTGGGATATCATCTGTGCCATGATTGAAGAAAACCTGGCAGAAGGCCGTACCAGTCCCCATTGGCACCCCCGGAGCCGCCCCGAAGAATTTGAGGCTGAGGCCGCGGGACGGGTGATTCAGATTGCCCATCAGGCTGGTTCGAGAGTGCATATTTTTCATGTGTCCTGCCCACAGGTCGTGGAGGAAATTTCCAGTGCCAGAGCCAAAGGCCGGGCTGTGACAGCAGAAACCTGTCCTCAGTACCTTCTGCTCACTCAGGATCTTTATGATCGAGAAGGAGTTGAAGGGGCTCTTCCCGTCTGTTCTCCTCCTCTTAGGAGTGATCTTTCAAGGCGTGAACTCTGGCAGGCTCTCGGCAGCGGTCTTTTTGATACCATTTCGACGGATCATTGCCCCTTCTGCCGGGAAGAGAAGGGTGCCGACCTCTCTGCATTCAATAAAATCCCCGGGGGAGTCCCCTCCATGGAGATTAGATTCTCTGCTCTGTATTCCGAAGGTGTGCTGAAAGAACTCATCACCCTCAGTGAATGGATTGATCTTTGTTGCACAATGCCGGCATCTCTATTCGGTTTGAAAAACAAGGGGGAGATTGCCCTTGGGAAAGATGCCGATCTTGTTGTCTTTGACCCCGACGTGGAGTGGACGGTGTCCCCTGGAGAATTGCAGGAAACCGCGGGATGGACACCTTATGATGGCATGGTTCTAAAAGGGAGGCCTTCTGTGACAATCAGTCGGGGGGATATCCTCGTTGAAGAGGGCGTTTTCAAGGCTGAAAAAGGGCGGGGCCGGTTTTTAAAAACAGCCCCCTGA
- the rhaS gene encoding rhamnose ABC transporter substrate-binding protein, whose product MRNKSILIVLILALLSTTVFAAGQNEAETSKDLKIVLLVKSLGNGFFEAVADGGVQAAEELGGIESIYMGPSASTAEGQIEIIETLIAQRVDGIAISANDPDALIPVTKKAMKAGIRVISFDSNINVGGREVALAPSESALIGAQQVRLIAELTDYKGKIGIVSATSQATNQNEWIDYMYEAMKDPAYKDMEIVEVVYGDDAADKSYREAVGLFKKYPDLAGIISPTTIGILASAKAIEDEGLKGKVQLTGLGLPSEMQHYIENGTCGQMALWNPVDLGYSATYILARLISGEVEGKTGDKIDAGKMGTITIGENGNSIMGEPFVFNKENIADFASIF is encoded by the coding sequence ATGAGAAACAAATCTATTCTTATCGTTTTGATTCTTGCTCTTTTGAGCACAACGGTTTTTGCTGCAGGACAAAATGAAGCAGAAACATCTAAAGATCTGAAAATCGTTCTTCTGGTAAAGAGTCTTGGAAACGGTTTCTTTGAAGCCGTAGCCGATGGAGGAGTACAGGCTGCCGAAGAATTGGGTGGAATTGAGTCCATTTACATGGGACCCAGTGCCTCTACAGCAGAAGGTCAAATAGAAATAATTGAAACATTGATCGCACAGAGAGTTGACGGTATTGCTATTTCAGCCAATGACCCTGACGCTCTTATTCCTGTTACCAAAAAAGCTATGAAAGCCGGTATTCGGGTTATTTCCTTCGACTCAAATATCAATGTCGGCGGAAGAGAAGTGGCCTTGGCACCTTCTGAGTCTGCTCTTATCGGAGCACAGCAGGTCAGACTGATTGCTGAATTGACAGATTATAAAGGCAAGATCGGTATTGTATCCGCCACTAGTCAGGCGACCAACCAGAATGAATGGATTGATTATATGTATGAAGCCATGAAAGATCCCGCCTACAAAGATATGGAAATTGTAGAAGTAGTTTACGGTGACGATGCCGCAGACAAGAGCTATAGAGAAGCCGTTGGCCTCTTCAAAAAATACCCCGATCTCGCAGGAATCATTTCTCCTACAACAATCGGGATCCTGGCTTCTGCCAAAGCAATCGAAGATGAAGGTCTGAAAGGAAAAGTTCAGCTGACAGGTCTTGGTCTTCCTTCTGAAATGCAGCATTACATCGAAAATGGAACCTGTGGACAGATGGCCCTCTGGAATCCAGTAGACCTTGGCTACTCTGCTACATACATTCTTGCTAGATTGATCTCCGGTGAAGTAGAAGGAAAAACCGGTGATAAAATTGACGCTGGAAAAATGGGAACAATCACAATTGGCGAAAATGGAAACTCAATCATGGGTGAACCTTTCGTTTTCAACAAAGAAAATATTGCAGACTTTGCTTCTATTTTCTAA
- a CDS encoding sugar ABC transporter ATP-binding protein, whose translation MSKTILQLKDIAKYFPGIKALDKVDFTIRTGEVHALIGENGAGKSTLVKIMTGVYQPTKGKILMENGEVQFKTSHDAQAAGVVAIHQEASMFSELTVTENIFMGHHMRKKSGILDWKAMREHTSELLGRMELDINPDTLIKNLGTAQRHMVEIAKALSVDAQLVIMDEPTSALSLKEVDELYKIIRQLKEQGKAIVFISHKFDEIFAICDYFTVFRDGQYIGEGKVKESTVDDIVKMMVGRSLNQMFPKKEANIGEKILEIKNLSLPGYFKDVSFTLHKGEILGFFGLVGAGRSEVMRTVFGIDKKSEGTILLNGKEIHISSPRVAMSHGIAYVPEDRQQQGAILEMSLSHNITLPQIDRLSKFGILRKDSEKTVTEEFGNKMEIKAANWKVNANTLSGGNQQKVVLAKWLATNPEILILDEPTKGIDVATKAAVHEFVSEMASSGLAVILVSSEMPEILGMADRTVVMHEGRVSRVFSREEANSDNMILAATGHEEGTL comes from the coding sequence TTGAGTAAAACTATATTACAGCTAAAAGATATCGCAAAATATTTCCCGGGGATCAAGGCTCTGGACAAAGTGGATTTCACAATCCGCACAGGAGAGGTCCACGCCCTCATTGGCGAAAACGGCGCGGGAAAATCCACTCTGGTTAAAATCATGACAGGGGTTTACCAGCCTACAAAGGGAAAGATACTAATGGAAAACGGGGAGGTGCAATTTAAAACCTCCCACGATGCCCAGGCCGCTGGCGTCGTTGCCATACATCAGGAAGCCTCCATGTTTTCAGAGCTAACAGTGACAGAAAACATATTTATGGGTCACCATATGAGGAAAAAATCAGGAATCCTGGACTGGAAGGCCATGAGAGAGCACACAAGTGAACTCCTGGGGCGCATGGAACTGGATATAAACCCTGATACCTTGATAAAGAACCTGGGTACGGCTCAAAGGCATATGGTGGAAATTGCCAAAGCCCTGTCAGTTGATGCTCAACTTGTGATCATGGACGAACCCACATCCGCCCTCTCTCTCAAGGAAGTCGATGAGCTATATAAAATCATCAGACAACTGAAAGAACAGGGAAAAGCCATTGTCTTCATATCACATAAATTTGATGAAATTTTTGCCATCTGCGACTATTTCACTGTCTTCAGAGATGGCCAGTATATCGGTGAAGGGAAAGTAAAAGAATCGACTGTGGATGACATTGTCAAAATGATGGTGGGCCGTTCATTGAATCAGATGTTCCCGAAAAAAGAAGCGAATATTGGAGAAAAGATTCTGGAAATCAAGAATCTCTCACTCCCGGGATACTTCAAAGACGTTTCCTTTACGCTCCATAAAGGAGAGATCCTTGGATTTTTCGGTCTTGTCGGTGCCGGACGTTCAGAAGTCATGCGTACAGTCTTCGGAATCGATAAAAAGTCGGAAGGAACCATCTTACTCAATGGAAAAGAGATACATATTTCTTCTCCGAGAGTTGCCATGAGTCATGGAATTGCCTATGTACCAGAAGACAGGCAGCAACAGGGAGCCATCCTCGAAATGAGCTTATCCCACAATATAACTCTTCCCCAGATAGACCGTCTGAGTAAATTTGGAATCCTCAGAAAGGATTCTGAAAAGACTGTGACCGAAGAATTCGGGAATAAAATGGAAATTAAGGCAGCGAACTGGAAAGTGAATGCCAATACTCTCTCCGGTGGTAACCAGCAGAAAGTGGTTTTGGCAAAATGGTTGGCAACAAATCCGGAGATTCTCATCCTGGACGAACCAACCAAAGGGATCGATGTCGCCACAAAAGCCGCAGTTCATGAGTTTGTGTCTGAAATGGCATCATCGGGTCTGGCGGTTATCCTCGTATCCTCCGAAATGCCTGAGATCCTTGGCATGGCCGACAGAACGGTTGTCATGCACGAAGGCCGTGTTTCAAGAGTGTTCAGCAGGGAAGAAGCAAACAGTGACAATATGATTTTGGCAGCAACCGGCCACGAAGAAGGGACCTTATGA
- a CDS encoding aldo/keto reductase: MNTRILGKTGFKISEIGLGTWQLGGRWGDDYNEDSAQEILEASTENKINFIDTADVYNDGKSEKSIGTFLKRQKNRIYVASKCGRQISPHINEGYTPKALTSYVEDSLKRLNLETLDLIQLHCPPQQVYYRPEIFETFDRLKDQGKILNLGVSVEKIEEASKALEYPNVATVQIIFNMFRMRPLDWFFDLAAKRNVGIIVRVPLASGLLSGKFNRHSSFSAGDHRNFNRKGQAFDKGETFSGVPYELGLDAVDKLKSLFGDTVPLAQIALRWILMHPQVSCVIPGASTQKQMEDNAAASSLPPLTEKQMLGIRGIYDDMIKKEVHQLW, encoded by the coding sequence ATGAATACAAGAATATTAGGGAAGACCGGATTCAAAATAAGTGAAATCGGTTTGGGAACCTGGCAACTGGGAGGACGCTGGGGGGATGATTACAATGAAGATTCAGCCCAGGAGATTCTAGAGGCTTCAACAGAAAACAAAATCAATTTTATTGATACGGCCGATGTCTACAATGATGGAAAGAGTGAGAAGTCCATTGGGACCTTTCTTAAAAGGCAGAAAAACAGAATATATGTAGCCAGCAAGTGCGGGCGGCAAATATCCCCCCATATAAATGAAGGCTATACGCCCAAGGCGCTCACGAGCTATGTGGAAGACTCCCTCAAACGACTGAATCTTGAGACTCTGGACCTTATCCAGCTCCACTGCCCGCCCCAGCAAGTGTATTATCGTCCCGAAATATTTGAAACCTTTGACAGGTTGAAAGATCAGGGAAAGATTCTCAACCTGGGTGTCAGTGTGGAGAAGATAGAAGAGGCTTCCAAGGCTCTGGAATACCCCAATGTGGCAACGGTTCAGATAATCTTCAACATGTTTCGCATGCGTCCTCTGGATTGGTTTTTTGATCTGGCAGCCAAGAGAAATGTGGGCATCATCGTCCGGGTCCCCCTGGCAAGCGGACTGCTAAGCGGCAAATTCAACCGCCACTCAAGCTTCAGCGCCGGGGATCATAGGAACTTTAACCGCAAGGGACAGGCCTTTGACAAGGGAGAGACCTTCTCCGGAGTACCCTATGAACTGGGCCTGGATGCAGTAGACAAACTCAAATCCCTTTTCGGCGACACAGTTCCTCTGGCTCAGATTGCTCTAAGATGGATTCTGATGCATCCCCAGGTTAGCTGTGTGATTCCAGGAGCTTCAACCCAAAAACAAATGGAAGACAACGCAGCAGCCTCCTCTCTTCCCCCTCTGACAGAGAAACAGATGCTGGGAATTCGGGGGATTTATGATGATATGATTAAGAAAGAAGTGCACCAGCTCTGGTAG
- a CDS encoding ABC transporter permease: MNERLQHVSQDRLINETNIREILIEMVTKWEFILILLFLGVIIFFSNASPYFLDYFNMMNTTFNFMEKAIMALPMIFAIMCGDIDISIASTLALSSFGMGLASSMGAGTPEIVIIGLSIGIVAGVFNGLLVTGLKIPAIAVTLGSQSLFRGISQAFLEDKAFTKYPESFGYFGQGYVGDSLIPFELVLFLVLAVIMGFLLHKTAYGRKVYAIGNSSTAARFSGVSVNRIRFTNLVLNGLFAGIAAVLLTSRIGSTRPNIAVGWDMEAITLVVLGGVSIIGGKGNIFGVIIAVFLLGYLKFGMGLLNFSAKSMIITTGFLLIAAVLIPEMLNTVKAKRKLRKQQG, translated from the coding sequence ATGAATGAGAGATTACAACATGTAAGCCAGGACCGGCTCATCAATGAAACGAATATTAGAGAAATATTGATTGAAATGGTCACCAAATGGGAGTTTATCCTTATTTTGCTTTTCCTGGGAGTCATTATCTTCTTTTCCAATGCCAGCCCCTACTTCCTCGATTATTTCAACATGATGAATACCACCTTCAACTTCATGGAAAAAGCGATTATGGCTCTACCCATGATCTTTGCCATTATGTGCGGTGACATTGATATTTCCATTGCATCGACATTAGCCCTCTCTTCATTCGGCATGGGCCTGGCCTCTTCCATGGGTGCAGGGACACCGGAAATTGTAATCATCGGCTTGAGTATCGGAATAGTCGCCGGAGTCTTTAACGGTCTCCTGGTGACGGGACTTAAGATTCCTGCCATTGCCGTCACATTAGGTAGCCAGTCTCTTTTCAGAGGGATATCCCAGGCTTTCCTTGAAGATAAGGCCTTCACAAAATATCCGGAGAGTTTTGGATATTTTGGTCAGGGCTATGTGGGAGACAGTCTCATACCCTTCGAACTGGTACTCTTTTTGGTCCTGGCTGTAATAATGGGTTTTCTTCTTCATAAAACAGCTTATGGCAGAAAGGTATACGCCATTGGAAACAGCAGTACGGCTGCCAGATTTTCCGGAGTCTCGGTGAACCGCATCCGATTTACCAACCTGGTGCTCAATGGACTATTTGCCGGAATTGCCGCCGTACTACTGACCTCCAGAATTGGTAGTACACGCCCGAATATCGCTGTAGGCTGGGATATGGAGGCCATCACTCTTGTGGTCCTCGGCGGCGTCTCCATCATCGGAGGCAAGGGCAATATTTTTGGAGTCATCATAGCCGTTTTTCTCCTGGGTTACCTGAAGTTTGGTATGGGACTTCTCAATTTTTCTGCAAAATCCATGATCATCACAACGGGTTTTTTACTCATCGCAGCGGTTCTAATTCCTGAAATGCTAAACACAGTAAAAGCCAAAAGGAAACTGAGAAAACAACAGGGATAA
- a CDS encoding ABC transporter permease: MKNRIEKILQNRELNLGFLIFILLIIVTIRAPKFLELSNVERIVNDTAILIMVASGQLLVILTGGIDLSVGSTIAFSGMAASMMNQYYPGIPVYLVLLSGILIGTALGAFNGVCVAFGKIPPVITTLGTMSIFRGLTFVMSKGQWVTAHEMTESFMNIPKGRFFLIPNLTAWAILICIIMFYFIRYTRHGREIYAIGGNKTAAHFVGVSEKKVNFMVFTILGALCGLAGVMWTARYAAAVNETAAGFELQTVAACVLGGVSMAGGAGALTGVIMGSLFLGIINNALPVVNLSPFYQMAIQGFVVLTAIVANVLMEQRNEKQLLNRRRQ, encoded by the coding sequence ATGAAAAATAGAATTGAGAAAATATTACAAAACAGAGAGTTGAATTTAGGGTTCCTTATATTCATTCTTTTGATAATTGTGACAATCAGAGCTCCCAAATTTCTAGAACTGAGCAATGTTGAAAGGATTGTCAATGACACGGCGATTTTGATCATGGTGGCCTCAGGCCAATTGCTGGTCATCCTGACAGGAGGAATCGATCTCTCCGTAGGATCAACAATCGCCTTCTCAGGAATGGCCGCCTCTATGATGAATCAATACTATCCGGGAATACCGGTTTATTTGGTCCTCTTGTCGGGGATACTGATCGGGACGGCTCTTGGGGCTTTCAATGGGGTCTGTGTCGCCTTCGGAAAAATACCTCCTGTCATTACCACATTGGGAACCATGAGTATTTTTAGGGGCCTGACTTTCGTTATGAGTAAAGGCCAATGGGTCACAGCCCACGAAATGACAGAATCATTTATGAACATTCCCAAGGGGAGATTTTTTCTTATCCCGAACTTGACAGCATGGGCCATTCTAATATGCATAATCATGTTCTATTTTATTCGCTATACCAGGCATGGACGGGAAATCTATGCGATTGGCGGAAACAAGACGGCGGCCCATTTTGTGGGAGTCAGCGAAAAGAAAGTGAATTTTATGGTGTTTACAATACTGGGAGCCCTCTGCGGTCTTGCCGGTGTCATGTGGACAGCCCGTTATGCCGCGGCTGTGAATGAAACTGCAGCGGGTTTTGAACTGCAGACAGTGGCAGCCTGTGTGTTAGGCGGAGTGAGTATGGCCGGAGGCGCAGGAGCCCTGACAGGAGTCATCATGGGGTCCCTCTTTCTGGGTATCATCAATAATGCCCTTCCGGTTGTCAACTTGTCCCCCTTCTACCAGATGGCCATTCAGGGATTTGTTGTCCTGACGGCCATTGTCGCCAACGTTCTGATGGAACAGAGAAATGAAAAACAACTACTCAACAGGAGAAGGCAGTAA